The DNA sequence TATCTACCGCTTTGGCCAGCACTTTTTCATTCTGTACCGACTCATGCACGGAATCTTCGCTAAGCGGCCACTTCAAACAAAAGCGTGGAAATCCTGGTAATGGCGTTGTTGTCGGTACAAAAGTAGAAATCGATGTCGTTGTTAGCATAGTAAAAACCTGCAGCTCATGCTGTAAAATCAAAAAAATTAAGGCTTAATGGTTAGCGTCTAATCAAGGGTTTCAGCCGTGATATGACGCTCCTTCCAATTTCCGGCGACGTGTCGCCAAGGTGTGGCGTCGCGATGCAGAATAACGGGTTGACCATAAAACATACTAAGCCTGCTAATATACTTAAACTCTATTACATTTAGATGACAAGCCGCATGTCGAAATGATGCGCCATGACCAAAAAACAGATGCATCTGCGGCAAAGCATTTTTAGAATCTGCTGTATCGGCTAAAATCGCGGTTTTACGCGCCTGCATCACCGTCTCTATATGATCAGCGACTCGCTGACCCGCCATCATCAAAGACTCACCACCCTGCAGTGGTAAGCAGTAATGGCTATTGGATTTCCAATCCACCGGAGGCGTATCAAACCGAGGGTCATTGGCCAGTACCGATTCGATTTGCGAGACGGTTAAATTTGCCGCGCAACCCAA is a window from the Psychromonas ingrahamii 37 genome containing:
- a CDS encoding histidine phosphatase family protein; protein product: MKIESVQKSGYQKPTLTELQKESTLPVGGEFIALIRHGAYAQLNNTPSAHQPFPLTVEGEAEVVAQAQKFRLWLIANKLQLAPEVHSSNALRAWQTAQLYIRELSDCFTAIPTHLGFDSLAERGLGCAANLTVSQIESVLANDPRFDTPPVDWKSNSHYCLPLQGGESLMMAGQRVADHIETVMQARKTAILADTADSKNALPQMHLFFGHGASFRHAACHLNVIEFKYISRLSMFYGQPVILHRDATPWRHVAGNWKERHITAETLD